A genome region from Gemmatimonadota bacterium includes the following:
- a CDS encoding ubiquinol-cytochrome c reductase iron-sulfur subunit: protein MSSSQKPPGSAVPGKKSGKTPRKTRPDPVRRRRFLQRCLGVLGGIGSLMAAYPLIRYIEPPPEAEGSSRVEIDRASVPPGTAMTVIYRGRPTIVVNTSDGYVAFNAVCPHLGCVVKWEGGTRSLVCPCHGGKFGTDGSVQGGPIPAPLTAVELSVTDDKIIIGA from the coding sequence ATGTCCTCGTCACAGAAGCCACCCGGGTCTGCGGTACCCGGAAAGAAGTCCGGTAAAACACCCCGGAAGACGCGTCCCGACCCGGTCCGCCGCCGCCGATTCCTGCAGAGATGCCTTGGCGTGCTGGGCGGTATCGGTTCCCTGATGGCCGCCTATCCTCTCATCCGTTACATCGAGCCGCCCCCCGAGGCCGAGGGCAGCAGCCGGGTCGAAATCGACCGGGCGTCCGTTCCTCCGGGTACGGCCATGACGGTGATCTACCGGGGTCGGCCGACCATCGTGGTGAACACATCCGACGGTTACGTCGCCTTCAACGCCGTATGTCCCCACCTGGGTTGCGTCGTCAAGTGGGAGGGCGGAACGCGGAGCCTGGTCTGTCCCTGTCACGGCGGCAAATTCGGCACGGACGGCAGCGTCCAGGGCGGACCGATCCCCGCCCCCCTGACCGCGGTTGAACTGTCCGTCACCGACGACAAGATCATCATCGGCGCGTAA
- a CDS encoding Rid family hydrolase, protein MGSIIRLRGNKSEETVEFSIVVSKWFFAGFTALVVAAVSLGYAVLPAQSQDDRGRKAIAPGQNYSEAIEAGDFVFLSGKIAAVRGRIIPGGIEAETKMVMDNLQKALAKSGLTMDDVVKATVFLSDLNDFSAMNEVYRSYYTGDPPARSTIQSGVVLNAGIEIDLIAYRGGK, encoded by the coding sequence ATGGGTTCGATCATTCGACTGCGCGGCAATAAAAGCGAAGAAACGGTCGAGTTCAGTATCGTCGTTTCCAAGTGGTTTTTCGCCGGTTTCACGGCGCTGGTCGTCGCCGCCGTTTCCCTGGGTTACGCCGTGCTGCCCGCCCAGTCGCAGGACGACCGCGGCCGCAAGGCCATCGCGCCCGGCCAGAACTACAGCGAGGCCATCGAAGCGGGCGACTTCGTGTTCCTTTCCGGCAAGATCGCGGCCGTCCGGGGCCGGATTATCCCCGGCGGCATCGAAGCGGAAACGAAAATGGTCATGGACAACCTGCAGAAGGCGCTGGCCAAGTCCGGATTGACCATGGACGACGTCGTCAAGGCCACGGTGTTTCTGAGCGACCTGAATGACTTCTCCGCCATGAATGAGGTGTACCGGTCCTATTACACGGGCGATCCGCCGGCCCGTTCCACCATCCAGTCCGGTGTCGTGCTGAACGCCGGCATCGAGATCGACCTGATCGCCTACCGCGGCGGCAAGTAG
- the recJ gene encoding single-stranded-DNA-specific exonuclease RecJ, whose protein sequence is MNSRWVLHDEHPDVPRMMELINVPRVIAQILLNRGVSTFDDARHFLKPTLDDLHSPFLMADMDLAVERIADAIERREHIMVFGDYDVDGTTATTLLYLTIKLLTDEISSYIPNRMTDGYGLSIEGLQEARSRGVTLILAVDCGITAHAEVDRAREMGIDVVIIDHHVPGDTLPNSVAILNPKRADCGYPFKELCGVGLAYKVAQALAEHVGLPENAVYTHMDLVALGTTADIVPLRDENRVLTKYGLDMMQQTHKSGLQALLDVAGLREKELSTGHMLFMLAPRINAAGRMGDATRVVRLLITEDQQEAADLARELNEENQRRRKEDTLTFEAARDVVEKDPFLREAKGLVLASDTWHPGIIGIVASRMVEAFNRPVVMISTAGEKGRGSARTVGDFHLYNAIKECSDLLIQFGGHHHAAGLSIEKDRIEAFRHKFHEVVAARATPADFVPRLEIDSEIELDEVTPRMIKLMKMLGPFGPANTHPVLVSRNLSLVGSTRTIGVEKKHLKFRVRQNGRVMEAIGFGMADYAERVNDSRDQLDLAFTLEENTFRGETSLQLRIKDIKTATV, encoded by the coding sequence ATGAACAGCCGCTGGGTCCTACACGACGAACATCCCGATGTTCCCCGGATGATGGAGTTGATCAACGTCCCGCGCGTGATCGCGCAGATCCTGCTCAACCGGGGCGTCTCGACCTTCGACGACGCCCGGCATTTCCTGAAGCCCACCCTGGATGACCTGCACAGTCCCTTTCTCATGGCGGACATGGACCTGGCCGTGGAGCGGATCGCCGACGCCATCGAACGGCGCGAGCACATCATGGTCTTCGGGGACTATGACGTGGACGGCACGACGGCGACGACCCTGCTGTACCTGACGATCAAACTGCTGACGGACGAAATCTCCTCTTACATACCCAATCGCATGACGGATGGGTACGGACTGTCCATAGAAGGGTTGCAGGAAGCCAGAAGCCGCGGCGTAACACTGATCCTGGCCGTCGACTGCGGGATCACCGCGCACGCGGAGGTGGACCGGGCCCGCGAGATGGGGATCGACGTCGTCATCATCGACCATCACGTCCCGGGCGATACCCTTCCGAACAGCGTCGCCATTCTGAACCCCAAGCGGGCCGACTGCGGGTACCCGTTCAAAGAGCTCTGCGGCGTCGGACTGGCGTACAAGGTGGCGCAGGCGCTGGCCGAGCATGTCGGACTGCCGGAGAACGCGGTGTATACGCACATGGACCTCGTGGCCCTAGGCACGACGGCGGACATCGTCCCCCTGCGCGACGAGAACCGGGTGCTGACCAAGTACGGACTGGACATGATGCAGCAGACGCACAAGTCGGGCCTGCAGGCGCTGCTCGACGTGGCGGGCCTGCGGGAGAAGGAACTCTCGACGGGACACATGCTCTTCATGCTCGCGCCCCGCATCAACGCCGCCGGCCGCATGGGCGACGCCACGCGCGTGGTCCGCCTGCTGATTACCGAAGACCAGCAGGAAGCGGCGGACCTGGCCAGGGAGTTGAACGAGGAGAACCAGCGAAGGCGCAAGGAGGACACCCTCACCTTCGAAGCGGCCAGGGACGTCGTGGAGAAGGATCCGTTTCTCCGGGAGGCCAAGGGCCTCGTACTCGCTTCGGACACCTGGCATCCCGGCATCATCGGCATCGTCGCGTCCCGCATGGTGGAGGCCTTCAACCGGCCGGTCGTCATGATTTCGACGGCAGGCGAGAAGGGACGGGGATCGGCGCGGACCGTGGGCGACTTTCACCTGTACAACGCCATCAAGGAGTGCTCCGACCTGCTGATCCAGTTCGGCGGGCACCATCACGCGGCGGGCCTTTCCATCGAAAAGGACCGCATCGAGGCGTTCAGGCACAAGTTCCACGAGGTGGTGGCCGCGCGCGCAACCCCGGCGGACTTCGTCCCCCGGCTCGAAATCGATTCGGAAATCGAGCTCGACGAGGTTACCCCGCGCATGATCAAGCTCATGAAGATGCTCGGGCCCTTCGGTCCGGCAAACACCCACCCGGTTCTCGTGTCGCGCAACCTGAGCCTCGTGGGTTCCACAAGGACCATCGGCGTGGAGAAAAAACACCTGAAATTCAGGGTAAGGCAGAATGGCCGCGTCATGGAGGCCATCGGATTCGGCATGGCGGACTACGCCGAGCGAGTCAACGATAGCCGGGACCAACTCGACCTGGCCTTTACCCTCGAGGAAAATACCTTCCGGGGCGAAACCAGCCTCCAGCTGCGCATAAAAGACATAAAGACCGCCACGGTCTAG
- a CDS encoding PIG-L family deacetylase codes for MYTRIIFFILLACTASRVAADPSGTVRSVPDGKGMATLAQAVLRLPVVASLLHTGAHPDDENSALVAYVSRGLHARTAYLSLNRGEGGQNLIGPELYDAIGVIRTEELLSARRFDGAEQFFTRTYDFGFSKSAEETLEYWNRDGMLLSDVVRVIRRFRPDVIVSVFADSPRDGHGHHQASGRITREAFYAAADPDRFPEHLQDGLRPWQARKLYINNTRAAFDSIDSLLVDVGSYSPVLDRSYRELGLAGRSMHRSQDMGTLQPKGPATTKIKLVARSGMADADGDNHLFDGLDTTFMRLRAMAGPDAEAVPGFAARLGRLDTLARAAVDAYRPLDPPALLNPVLEGLRIIRALRVDLVQSPLPRSALADILFLLDRKEADFTNVAALALGIAFEVLAVDDRVVPGGTLGMNLVLLNRSTRPVRVTHLGLDVPVGWTAASDPAMAEPAGPTVDIGYNESVVEAWRVSVPSDARLTRPYWHRRSLNDRRVEVEETAWIGLPWSPQPVVG; via the coding sequence ATGTATACACGTATCATATTTTTCATCCTGCTCGCCTGCACCGCCTCCCGAGTCGCCGCCGATCCCTCCGGCACTGTCCGGTCCGTGCCCGACGGCAAGGGAATGGCCACGCTGGCCCAGGCCGTGCTGCGCCTGCCCGTCGTCGCCAGCCTGCTGCACACCGGCGCCCATCCCGATGACGAAAACAGCGCACTGGTAGCCTATGTAAGCCGTGGGCTGCACGCACGGACCGCCTACCTTTCGCTCAACCGGGGCGAAGGCGGCCAGAACCTCATTGGACCCGAACTGTACGACGCCATCGGCGTGATCCGGACGGAAGAGCTGCTGAGCGCCCGCCGGTTCGACGGTGCGGAGCAGTTCTTTACGCGGACCTACGACTTCGGTTTTTCCAAATCGGCCGAGGAAACCCTGGAATATTGGAACCGGGATGGAATGCTGCTGTCGGACGTGGTGCGCGTCATACGCCGCTTTCGTCCCGACGTGATCGTGTCCGTCTTCGCCGATTCGCCTCGCGACGGACACGGCCATCACCAGGCGTCCGGGAGGATCACCCGCGAAGCCTTTTACGCTGCCGCCGACCCGGACCGATTCCCGGAGCACCTGCAGGACGGGCTACGTCCCTGGCAGGCCCGGAAGCTGTACATCAACAACACGCGGGCCGCCTTCGACAGCATCGATTCCCTCCTGGTCGACGTGGGGTCCTACAGCCCCGTACTGGACCGGTCGTACAGGGAACTCGGCCTGGCGGGCCGCAGCATGCATCGCTCCCAGGACATGGGGACCCTCCAGCCCAAGGGCCCGGCGACCACCAAGATCAAGCTGGTCGCCCGCTCGGGCATGGCGGATGCGGACGGGGACAACCACCTCTTCGACGGACTGGACACGACCTTCATGCGCCTACGCGCCATGGCCGGTCCGGATGCCGAAGCGGTCCCGGGATTCGCCGCCCGGCTCGGCCGGCTGGACACGCTGGCCCGTGCGGCCGTGGACGCCTACCGGCCGCTGGATCCCCCCGCCCTGCTCAATCCGGTGCTGGAAGGCCTGCGGATCATCCGGGCGCTCCGGGTAGACCTCGTTCAAAGCCCGTTGCCGCGTAGTGCGCTGGCCGACATCCTCTTTCTCCTTGACCGGAAGGAAGCAGACTTCACCAACGTGGCGGCCCTGGCCCTCGGCATCGCCTTCGAAGTGCTTGCCGTCGACGACCGGGTAGTTCCGGGAGGTACGCTTGGCATGAACCTTGTGCTGTTGAACCGCAGTACGAGGCCTGTCCGTGTCACGCACCTCGGCCTGGACGTCCCGGTTGGATGGACCGCCGCATCCGATCCGGCCATGGCCGAACCCGCCGGGCCGACCGTGGACATCGGGTACAACGAAAGCGTGGTAGAGGCATGGCGGGTATCCGTTCCGTCCGATGCCCGGCTCACCCGGCCCTACTGGCACCGCCGTTCCCTAAACGACCGGCGCGTCGAGGTGGAAGAGACGGCATGGATCGGATTGCCCTGGAGTCCCCAGCCCGTCGTGGG
- the meaB gene encoding methylmalonyl Co-A mutase-associated GTPase MeaB, whose translation MKLLDRFLDGDRIALSRVITLLENDGDRRSAILDLLYPRSGKARRIGVTGPPGVGKSTLTDRLTSSLRKNGRTVGVIAVDPTSPFSGGALLGDRLRMQSSWDDPEVYVRSQADRSHAGGLSEATPHAMTALDAFGKEVIIVETVGVGQSALDVSEVSDTTVVLLTPESGDSIQAMKAGLMEIADVLVVNKEDREGAGRFASELQMIVDMRRWGDGWKPPVLRVSARDNTGMDGLYEQLAAHGDYLSGEGRLEKRRLRQGRSAIQRALGELWRGRLTELRDGDDTLDRLSERVARREIQPFAAAREIMDSLSI comes from the coding sequence ATGAAGCTACTCGATCGTTTCCTCGACGGCGACCGGATCGCCCTGTCCCGCGTCATCACCCTGTTGGAAAACGACGGAGACCGGCGTTCCGCCATACTGGACTTGCTGTATCCCCGGTCCGGAAAAGCCCGCCGTATCGGCGTTACGGGGCCGCCCGGGGTCGGCAAGAGTACCCTTACGGACCGCCTGACGTCCTCTTTGCGCAAGAACGGACGCACCGTGGGCGTCATTGCCGTGGACCCGACCAGTCCCTTCAGCGGCGGGGCGCTGCTCGGCGACCGGCTTCGCATGCAGAGTTCATGGGACGACCCGGAAGTCTACGTGCGCAGCCAGGCCGACCGAAGCCACGCCGGCGGCCTGTCCGAGGCGACCCCGCACGCCATGACGGCCCTTGACGCCTTCGGCAAAGAAGTTATCATTGTGGAGACCGTGGGCGTGGGGCAATCCGCCCTCGACGTGTCCGAAGTCAGCGATACCACCGTCGTCCTGCTCACTCCGGAATCGGGCGACAGCATACAGGCCATGAAGGCCGGGCTGATGGAAATCGCCGACGTGCTGGTCGTGAACAAAGAAGACCGGGAAGGAGCCGGCCGGTTCGCCTCCGAACTCCAGATGATCGTGGACATGCGGCGCTGGGGCGACGGCTGGAAACCGCCCGTCCTCCGGGTCAGCGCGCGGGACAATACCGGGATGGACGGCCTGTACGAACAACTGGCCGCCCATGGAGACTACCTCTCCGGCGAGGGCCGGCTGGAGAAGCGGAGGCTCCGCCAGGGCCGTTCGGCCATACAGCGGGCGCTCGGCGAATTGTGGCGCGGCAGGCTGACGGAGCTTCGCGACGGGGACGACACGCTCGACCGCCTTTCCGAACGCGTGGCCCGCAGGGAAATCCAGCCCTTCGCGGCCGCCCGGGAAATCATGGACAGCCTGTCGATATGA
- a CDS encoding cytochrome bc complex cytochrome b subunit: MIRRLSNGVYNWLDDRVEISVVVDFCRRQLTKPVPRHLNWLFSFGTVTLMFFLSQAVSGVFLMIYYEASADTAYESVRYIMEQVRFGWLMRQVHTYGANFMIAFLLLHSVRVFFYGGYKKPRELTWLFGFGLLVVTLAFGFTGYLLPWDQLSYWGTTVGTEIAAATPVIGEQLLILMRGGEIISDVTLTRFFMLHVVLLPWVFVALVAVHLILIRYKGISPLEGTDVPEKTPEELTKAGGKPFYPQHVMKEAIVVLLVLASMIFMIIYYPLPLHEKADPFNTPVGVKPEWYFLSSYQALKYLPKTIGIIGSGLVVLAICLLPFWDRTPSRKPSRRPIATSLGIFFIVLNIVLALLGKISETEMTIMGTRYHFDIYGWPHAIATVEEPAAEPDIGSEGTE, from the coding sequence ATGATCAGACGCCTGTCCAACGGGGTGTACAACTGGCTCGATGACCGCGTGGAAATATCGGTCGTCGTCGACTTCTGCCGCCGCCAGCTGACCAAGCCCGTGCCCCGCCATCTCAACTGGCTGTTTTCCTTCGGGACGGTCACCCTGATGTTCTTTCTTTCCCAGGCCGTCTCGGGCGTCTTCCTGATGATCTATTACGAGGCGTCGGCCGATACGGCCTACGAAAGCGTCAGGTACATCATGGAGCAAGTGCGCTTCGGCTGGCTCATGCGCCAGGTGCATACCTACGGCGCCAATTTCATGATCGCCTTCCTGCTTCTTCACTCGGTGCGTGTATTCTTTTACGGTGGATACAAGAAACCCAGGGAGCTTACCTGGCTCTTCGGATTCGGCCTGCTGGTCGTGACCCTGGCCTTCGGTTTTACGGGCTATCTCCTGCCGTGGGATCAGCTCTCCTACTGGGGAACGACCGTGGGTACGGAAATCGCCGCCGCGACCCCGGTCATCGGCGAGCAGCTGCTGATTCTCATGCGGGGCGGAGAGATCATTTCCGACGTGACCCTCACCCGCTTCTTCATGCTTCACGTCGTGCTGCTGCCCTGGGTGTTCGTCGCCCTGGTGGCCGTGCACCTGATCCTTATCCGGTACAAGGGCATCTCGCCGCTCGAAGGAACGGACGTGCCGGAGAAGACGCCGGAAGAACTGACGAAAGCCGGCGGCAAGCCTTTCTACCCCCAGCACGTGATGAAAGAAGCCATCGTGGTATTGCTGGTCCTGGCGTCGATGATCTTCATGATCATATACTACCCCCTGCCGTTGCACGAAAAGGCCGATCCCTTCAACACGCCGGTCGGCGTCAAGCCGGAATGGTATTTCCTTTCCTCCTACCAGGCGCTGAAATACCTCCCGAAAACCATCGGTATCATCGGGTCCGGCCTAGTGGTCCTGGCCATCTGCCTGTTGCCCTTCTGGGACAGGACACCGTCCCGCAAACCGTCCCGCCGGCCCATAGCGACGTCTCTCGGCATCTTCTTCATCGTCCTCAACATCGTCCTCGCGCTGCTCGGCAAGATCTCGGAAACGGAAATGACTATCATGGGCACGAGGTACCATTTCGACATCTACGGCTGGCCCCACGCCATCGCGACCGTCGAGGAACCGGCGGCCGAACCGGACATCGGCAGCGAGGGGACGGAATGA
- a CDS encoding BTAD domain-containing putative transcriptional regulator: MTASPYRTVLPLLAAATLACIPGCTASSLSVRFDIHRSPLLGLPDQDATIAFLGFNGTDLALNNLTGYLFARALVSDSTLAAIEMRPVLRTLARHPHEAGQVSDSLALVVGREMNAGIAVVGDLDRAYTEEYGEVKVFREEETVGVRLGGSNVRVINKAYVLPHIDQTAAVTTTLRVYGVRSKMLIGSYTVTESQSYRTVLPEPVEAPPEGAVSVEFVSPMLTEVLARRIVDRLMASLVREQIQVTRRLIATPDRRALSAARGGDWSRAVTIWEGTVAEDPHDAAAWNNLAVAYERSGRRGDAEAAYHNALSASPGDRTIRSNNRAFGRAADDRSDR, from the coding sequence ATGACCGCTTCACCTTACAGAACGGTCCTGCCGCTCCTGGCGGCGGCAACCCTGGCGTGTATTCCCGGATGCACCGCGTCTTCCCTCTCCGTCCGTTTCGACATCCATCGGTCGCCCCTGCTCGGCCTCCCCGACCAAGACGCGACGATAGCCTTCCTGGGTTTCAACGGGACCGACCTGGCCCTGAACAACCTGACCGGGTATCTGTTCGCCCGCGCCCTGGTATCGGATTCCACGCTGGCGGCGATAGAAATGAGACCGGTGCTTCGGACGCTGGCGCGTCATCCCCACGAGGCCGGACAGGTCTCCGATTCTCTCGCGCTGGTCGTGGGAAGAGAAATGAACGCCGGAATCGCGGTGGTCGGCGATCTCGACAGGGCTTATACGGAAGAGTACGGAGAGGTAAAGGTCTTTCGAGAGGAAGAGACCGTCGGGGTGAGACTGGGAGGATCCAACGTCCGCGTCATAAACAAGGCCTATGTCCTGCCGCATATCGACCAGACAGCGGCCGTTACGACCACGCTCAGGGTCTACGGAGTCAGATCGAAGATGCTGATCGGCAGCTATACCGTCACGGAATCCCAATCCTACCGCACGGTACTGCCCGAACCCGTCGAAGCGCCGCCGGAGGGAGCCGTCTCCGTCGAGTTCGTGTCGCCGATGCTGACCGAAGTTCTGGCCAGGCGCATCGTGGACCGGCTGATGGCTTCCCTGGTCCGGGAACAGATTCAGGTTACCCGCCGGCTCATCGCTACCCCTGACCGCCGGGCCCTCTCCGCGGCGCGGGGGGGAGACTGGTCCCGGGCGGTAACGATCTGGGAAGGTACCGTGGCGGAGGACCCGCACGACGCGGCGGCGTGGAACAACCTAGCGGTCGCCTATGAAAGGTCCGGCCGCAGGGGCGATGCCGAGGCAGCCTACCATAACGCTCTGTCCGCGAGCCCCGGCGACAGGACGATAAGGTCCAACAACCGGGCATTCGGACGCGCCGCGGACGACAGGTCGGACCGGTGA
- a CDS encoding Gfo/Idh/MocA family oxidoreductase, producing MNDRTTVGVIGLGLGQAHLAGYLKNDRVEVVGLADLDTELVERTASEHDVPHAFTDYRDLFALEPDLVSVCLPNFLHAPVTIDVLDAGAHVLCEKPMALNAAQAWDMVAAARRSGRYLMIALNNRFRTETQILKKLVEQDVLGEIYYAKTGWLRRSGIPGTGTWFTRKSQAGGGPLIDLGVHMIDLTRWLMGNPRPASVVGAAYTRLSGVVEGVFDVEDLAAAFIRFEGDATLVAETSWASHVRTEGSYVKLMGTRGGAEITGNDLTVYTDLHGEQVDITPAYTPREWSDCIAAEIAHFVDCIRAGRTPMSTGEQGVEIMQILDGIYESAVGNRMVRIG from the coding sequence ATGAACGACAGAACGACCGTTGGCGTGATCGGACTGGGGCTGGGGCAGGCTCATCTCGCCGGTTACCTGAAGAACGACCGGGTGGAAGTCGTGGGACTGGCCGACCTGGATACGGAACTGGTCGAGCGGACCGCGTCGGAACACGACGTGCCCCACGCGTTTACCGACTACCGGGACCTCTTCGCCCTGGAACCCGATCTCGTCAGCGTCTGTCTCCCTAATTTTCTCCACGCCCCCGTGACCATCGATGTCCTGGACGCCGGCGCCCACGTGCTGTGCGAAAAACCCATGGCGCTGAACGCCGCCCAGGCGTGGGACATGGTCGCCGCCGCCCGGCGCAGCGGCCGGTACCTGATGATCGCCCTGAACAACCGGTTTCGTACCGAGACGCAGATCCTGAAGAAGCTCGTCGAGCAGGACGTGCTGGGCGAGATCTACTACGCCAAAACCGGATGGCTGAGGCGGAGCGGCATTCCCGGAACGGGAACCTGGTTCACCCGCAAGTCCCAGGCCGGAGGCGGCCCGTTGATCGACCTCGGCGTCCATATGATCGATCTCACGCGCTGGCTCATGGGAAACCCGCGCCCCGCGTCTGTCGTGGGCGCCGCCTATACCCGGCTGAGCGGCGTGGTGGAAGGCGTCTTCGACGTGGAAGACCTCGCGGCGGCCTTCATCCGGTTCGAGGGCGATGCCACGCTCGTTGCGGAGACGAGCTGGGCCTCCCACGTTCGCACGGAGGGATCCTACGTCAAGCTGATGGGCACCCGGGGCGGCGCCGAGATCACGGGCAACGATTTGACCGTTTATACCGACCTGCACGGTGAACAGGTGGATATCACGCCCGCCTATACGCCGCGGGAATGGTCGGACTGCATCGCGGCCGAGATCGCCCATTTCGTGGACTGCATCCGGGCCGGGCGCACGCCGATGTCGACGGGCGAACAAGGCGTCGAGATCATGCAAATCCTGGATGGAATCTACGAATCGGCCGTGGGGAACCGGATGGTCCGGATCGGGTAG
- a CDS encoding C4-type zinc ribbon domain-containing protein yields MQESLRALLELQKTDQDLHELEQFKVDIPSQLETMRTVRAEAETRLADQETKVADIEKDRRQHERNLQAAQEQVKKYQGQLYSVKTNKEYDALQTEIQAQKTLISEFEDAILQLITEAEAESETLETMRGETESLIERFDEERAALESRLSAVDEDIAVKMDERKRMSMRVENQILKVYDRIRRNLRGMTVVPVKKGACSGCFHVIPLQVILQIRQGHRLISCESCGRILIMEEGLEY; encoded by the coding sequence ATGCAGGAAAGCTTGAGAGCGCTGTTGGAATTGCAGAAGACGGATCAGGACCTGCACGAGCTCGAACAATTCAAGGTAGACATTCCCAGTCAGTTGGAGACGATGCGCACCGTCCGGGCCGAGGCGGAAACCAGGCTGGCGGATCAGGAAACGAAGGTCGCGGACATCGAAAAAGACCGGCGTCAGCACGAACGGAACCTGCAGGCCGCCCAGGAACAGGTCAAGAAGTACCAGGGACAGCTCTACAGCGTAAAGACCAACAAGGAGTACGACGCCCTCCAGACGGAGATCCAGGCGCAGAAGACCCTCATCTCGGAGTTCGAAGATGCGATTCTGCAGCTGATCACCGAGGCCGAGGCGGAGAGCGAAACGCTGGAGACCATGCGCGGGGAGACCGAATCGCTGATCGAGCGCTTCGACGAAGAGCGCGCGGCGCTCGAGTCCAGGCTTTCGGCGGTGGACGAAGACATCGCCGTCAAAATGGATGAGCGAAAGAGAATGTCCATGCGCGTGGAGAACCAGATCCTCAAGGTATACGACCGCATTCGGCGGAACCTGCGCGGGATGACCGTCGTACCCGTAAAGAAAGGGGCCTGCTCCGGCTGTTTCCACGTGATTCCATTGCAGGTCATACTGCAGATCCGCCAGGGACACCGGCTGATTTCCTGTGAAAGCTGCGGTCGGATCCTGATCATGGAAGAAGGCCTGGAGTACTGA